From the Scomber japonicus isolate fScoJap1 chromosome 8, fScoJap1.pri, whole genome shotgun sequence genome, the window AGTATGGAGCTGCCTTCAGTCTCAAATTAAAATTATGCAAAGTTAGAACTGCAGCCAGACAAAATTAAGCATTTTATAACAAAGAATCTGCTACAGCGACTCACCTCCAAAGGCGGTGCCCCGCCACACTCGGCCTGTCACCAGCTGGAATGGTCTGGTGGAGATCTCCTGTCCAGCTCCGGCTACACCGATGATGACACTTTCACCCCATCCTTTGTGGCAGGCCTCCAGAGCCGCTCTCTACGATATTAAAATGGTAGTTAGTTTTGTTCTTTATAGGCATTACACACTTATGAAACGTATTTAAGTCTCACCATGATTTGCACATTTCCAATGCACTCAAAAGAATAGTCTACACCGCCGTCAGTCATCTCCACCAGAACCTCCTGGATGGGCTTGCTGTGGTCCTTTGGGTTCACAAACTCGGTGGCTCCAAACTCCTTTGCTTTCTCGAACTTTGTAGCGTTGATGTCCACACCAATGATCCTGGTTGCCCCAGCAACCTTACAGCCCATAATAGCAGCCAAGCCAACAGCTCCGAGGCCAAACACGGCACATGTAGAACCAGGCTCAACCTGAGTGTGCATGAAGGAGAAAAGGCCAATTTACTGATCTCTAATCTGGGAATTATTGTGTTACAGTAGCAGGTTATCCAGGCATTTcatgaaaacagtaaatataCAGTTAATATACATAAAGactaaaagagagaaatatatatCTATAGGAAACACAAGaactaactaaataaaataGCTCATTACAATAAGTGCTCCTCTGTGGATCCAGTCagtagcagagaggaagaatTTAAGTATGACCAAAGAATTCTACAAATAGAAACTATGCAGCATGTATGAGTTTGGGAATGGTTTTGGCTTCTGTGTTCTTCTTAATGCACACTAATCATCTGAGCTGGATTTTCTTGAGTCTTCCTACTTGtgaattatttttgtctttgatGTAAGCAAAGAACAGGGATTGAAAAGGTGAAGAACAGAAATCTACAAGGTGCCAGCTTATgataccattaaaaaaaaacaaaaaaacatttatggtCAGAAACAAAAATCTTAGAGACTCTCTTTATTTTCACCTCAAATGTGCACTATTAACACTGGAATGAACATTGCAAACATTTCCATCTCTTTGTATTGCTTTTATTAGGGCAACATTCTGCACTTTTAACAATATAGGTGTCTTATTTCAAATACTGATTACTTAACTTCAGAGAAACTGTTCACAAACATATGCTCCATTTTCAAAACAGGCAGTTTTATAGCATGATCTACAGTCTGTGATACTCACCTTGGCAGTGTTAAGAGCAGCACCATAACCAGTGGAAATGCCACATCCAAGAAGGCACACTTTATCCATGGGAGCTTTCTCGTTCACCTTGGCCAGAGAGATGTCGGCTACCACAGTGTACTCAGAGAAGGTGCTGGTCCCCATGAAGTGAAACACTTGCTTCCCCTTGCAAGTGAAGCGTGAGGTGCCGTCAGGGAGCAGGCCCTGGCCTTGGGTTACTCTGCAGGAAGCACAGGGGGAAAATTGTTTCTTTTTGAGTGTGTATGATGAAACTCAATTGATGTGAACTTCAAAGTGGGGCAGGCGGAAGCTCAAACTGAGCTTTGGTTTGGTTGCCCTGGGGTTGGGCACCTGAGGCTATTCTGCCACAAAgacataaattaaataaaacatagtcATATTGTTAATAACAGGCAGTCTTTAATTCAACATTACCTAATTTTCTGGCAAAGGTTGGTCTTGGGATTTTTGCAGAATTTGCATTCTCCACACTGTGGCACGTACAATGGGACGACAGTATCACCTTAGTGAAGGAGAattgtaaaacatgtaaatcataCATGGAGACAGTTAGTTTTAACACTGCATAAACAAATTTCAAGTTTTTCCAAGTATCTCCTTACCAGCCTTGAATTTGGTGACACCCTCACCAACGCTCTCGACTATCCCAGCACCCTCATGGCCCAAGACGACTGGGAAAAGGCCCTCAGGGTCACTGCCACTCAGAGTGTAAGCATCAGTATGACACACTCCTGTGGCAAAGATCTGAGAGGAACCATGGCATTAAAATTCATGTCAGACACAGTTACTAGATGCAAGAGTTTAATGTAAAAGATGTTTGCCTATTTATCACATGACTTTAATTACTTAATATTAAAATTAACTAATGATACATCAGCATAGACATACAATTATTGATGGAATTATTAGGCTGTGTGCTTGTCAAAAGCTTACAACATAGGGCTATGATACTTCAATGGGAGATTTTGaagtaattattttaaaaagatacaTAGAagatacacaaaataaatagcCAAATCCTTTCAGCTGACACTCTAAATTTTGTCTTACCTTAATGCGAACTTCATGGGCCTTAGGTGGtgccacctccacctcctcgaTGGAAAGAGGTTTCCCAGCTTCCCATGCAACAGCAGCCTTGCACTTGATCACCTAAAAGCAAAACACAGTGCATACTTCTTTCAAACTGTGTCAGGCTGTGCTGCAACTACTGCAGAACCTGGAGCTATGGCTGAGGCTTACAGAGCCTGTGACAGCTGGTTGCATGTAGCCTTTTAACTGTAAGCAGGGTTATGCAAGGACAGCCAATAGCTCCCTGTACTTTGAGCTGCTAGAGTAACCGTTAACTTTCCACTTCACTTTCACTTAGCTGATAGAGTACTTCTGTTTCTCACACGTTTCTGCGGGTAACGTTAAATGTGAAAGACGACGTGACCGTTCATAGATTACGATCACCCGCAGGAAGCTTGTTTTCACATTCCGCTAATTACTTGCTTAACTAGCAAGAACAACAACGTCTATCGCTTTTAGGTCAAGCATTGCAGACATTTGCAAACCCCACTAGCGACTGACTGTCCAAAGATCCTTATTAAGTAACCAAACAGTGTTTCATTGTATTTGTTCATTCTGTGGACGCGAATACACAATATTTACAAAAGACCCTAACCCCATTTTTATAACTTTGCTTAAGCTACAAAGAAGATATGTGCCAATTCAACGACacgcgcacacagacacacacaatatatgcACGTAATTAAAGTATTTTCTGCACATTTTATGGTAAAATGTAGCGACTTACTTTCCCAGCTGTCTCCATGTTTGCTGCTACAGAACGAGAGAGGCCGGAGCGTGTGCAAAGAGGTCGTAAAGAAGTTATCGTCTGGACCAATCAGAGACGAGAGCGCGCAGGGTAAGTGTGACGTAGAGCTCGTGGTCAAACATCATAAACATAAAatccttttatttagttttaaaatatataaatgtacagcTGATTAAGAGCATTAAGTTCATTTGAGACTTAATTGTAACAAggtttattatagttaactaaaactagcagtgaaaaaataattgtgtTGTTTCAGACCATTTAAAGTTTTGCTTTTGATTTAGCTCCAGGTAATAATTACTGAGCTCTGCTGTGGGATGAGTATTGTTTATGGTTAAggaatgaaataataaaaatggctTTACACAATATGATGCCTTTAAGAAACAATGACTCATTTTCATCTTCTACATATCAAGGTTTTCCTCCCAGTACctggaaaaactaaaactaaatcaaaactAGTCAATTtctcaaaataaaattaaaactaaaactacataTCATTTGTTAAACTATaactaaactgaaaatgaaagaaacatgtCTATCAAACATGTCAATAACCCTGATTGTAATATGATAAAACACCTCAACACAACTAAGTAAACACTGACAACTGGGCAAACTCCATCcactgatgaagaccatgaggTGTGGTTCAAAGTAGCCACTACGCCCTTAATGTTTTTGTAGTATTATGTGAAAATGACAACTTGTATTTATAGAATCATTTTAATTAGTGTGACTTCATCTAAGGTCCCAAATCCATCCACGCTACATCCCTAttctaaataaaaacagtatgcatttttaaactttagttTTCAGTGTGCCGTCAGTTGCATTGGGAAATAAACTATGTGGTGTTTATATTAATGTGAAAGTAATATTCttaaactgtaatttaattgaCATAACTGTCATTTTGTTGTGCGTTATAAAACAAGTTTGTTTTGCAGTCAGTGTACAAGACAACATACTATAGATTATGATATAGTATACTGTATACAACAGGCATGTAGTGTGGAACAGAGACACAGTGCTGCATCACTGTCACTGACTGCAGACCAAGTTTATCCATTCTTGGTAACAATACTTGAATCGTAAATGACTCCTAGTACCACTTCCAGATGGCAATAATATTATTTTGCTTCCTAATGTCACAGATTCTTATACCTGGGCATatacaacacagacacatttacaaAGCACCTTTTAATTAAAGGTTGTTAACAAAAATGAGACAATATTCTGCTCCCGTGATTTTTACACATTATGAGTATTCAAATCTTTAGCTAAGAAAGTATATACGGTCTGATTTCCCCATGTTTCCATATCTGACAAAAGTAAAACATGGAGGTTTGTATGTTCTAATTGAAGTACAAACATTTATCAGGGCCACACTAACACAGACAGCACAGGATGTTCACAGCCTGTTTACAAGGGAATCCACATCGTCAACAGGCTGAATTGTTCCCGCTTTGTTACACTCAAGCATACATATgaaccttttaaataaaattcaaGATCCATCAATCATTCAAaacttgtaaaataaaataaaaaaacactcaaaagtcAAGAGCGGCAATGTCCACTTTCTTATTCTGAGTCCAACTAGCCAGGCTCTGCTATGCAGCGCCACCTTCTCTTGTGTAGCAGAAGATTCAGATGAGAATCACACCAGATCACGACCATCAGATCACCTTCCACCTACATgtgaacaaattaaaaatacaaagataGAGGCATTATAGACATTACATATGCAACAAAGCTTGTACCTGCACAACAGAAAAGAcatcaaaatatgttttgatcATGAAAAAAAGGCAAACCTCTGAATCCACGACCCccgcctccacctcctctgaaGCCTCCTCCACGTCCACCACCGCGTCCACCGCCAAATCCACCTCCATATCCTCCACCCCTGCCGCCTCCGCCTCTTCCACCTCGAAATCCACCTGGAAGAAGCAAAGCAGTCAGAAAAAATCCAAAGCAATTGACGGATTGACGGATCAAATTCAGGAGCAAAAAGACAAGTTACTGTCTCCGCACATTAATCAACAATTTAAACCAGGGTTAATTAGGCTGATACAATAAATAGAGAATGCTTCACCTCCAcgaccaccaccacctcttcctccacctctaccCCCTCGGCCTCCTCGTGGTGGACCCTTTTCTCCTGGTGGCCTGGGGAGGAACCTCTGTAGCGGGAGGAGCTTCATTGGATCTATGTAGAACTAAACAAGGAGTTGCAAATTATAAAGAGTTTAGCCCTCAGAGGCAGTGAAACATGAGCATGAGAACATCATTTACAAAGTTATGCAGGTCCCTTCATACCTTCTGCAGTTTCTTGAACGATGACGCCTTCATATTATCAGAAAGTTTGACTGAAAAGTACTGTGAGAATGAGTTGAGGAATAAATATGATTTTGAGCCACAAACATTGAATTATATGCCCACAAGTTGACTTTTTTTAACCACACATTATTTCAGAGGTCCAGAAACTGAAATGACGATGACAGAAAGGATACAAAGTCCCGCAGCTGGCCGAATATCTCATCCACCTTCCCTATCTGCTCCTTGTTTTCCAAGTATACCGGGGCGTTGAAGTAGGGGACTTTGTTTTCGTCTGTTGTACATTTACACACGATGTCATCTTCACACGGATGCATGAACTCTCCCACCGCTGCAGAATGAAGAAAcaatcaaacacagataaaGTTAGTGTTGCAAGTTCAATATGAAGCTATGAACTCTACAACAAAACCCCTTTTGAACCATTGTGTCTGTTTTCCACAAGTCTCTACACTTCTCTCAAGGAAATAATCCAAAATGCAGCGCCTTTAGACATTTAAGTGGCAATGAGAGAAAACTATTTATCATATATTCCTTTTGATGACTTATACGTATTCAAGTCATAAGACAATTCACTGAAGTTGTATCACTGTAGAGTTGTTTGTGTCTGAGCTCAATGCATTGGCAATATAGTGCTATATGTAAAGATTGGCTTAAGTATTATTGTGCTGCACTTTGGCTGACATAGAGCATCACTGATTAATCATCATTAATTACAACAATATAAGGATATTAATCAATTGGTTTGTTGGTtggagaaaataatgaaaacatctaTTATTCTTTCCCACAGCCCAGAGTTGcttcttcaaatgtcttttgtCCACAACCTGCATATTCTATTGAATATCATACATTAAAAGAAACCACAAACCATTTACATCTCAGAAGCTAAAATCAGCTATTTTAATGACTCAAAAAGATTAATTGAcgatcaaaatagttggcaacaTAGGCACAACAGGAAGGTATTCTCACCACTTCTCATTCCAGCCTCACTCAGCATGATACGAAGGTAAACATATTTCCTGCATTACTAGTCTGTGTCTTTATGATCTTACCAACAACATGGTCTGGAGGTCCGTAGTCTTGCTGTCTGTTAAAACCACCTCTGCCACCACCTCGTCCAAATCCACCacctctgcctcctccaccAAATCCACCACCTCTGCCACCACCAAATCCTCCTCTGCCACCACCACGGTTAAAACCTCCACCTCgaccccctcctcccctgtaagacattttttcttcttgttcttcaaACTCCTCTCTgagaaacaatacaaaaaagggGAGAGGAAGCCACAAGTTAGAACAAAACATAAGAAAACATTAAACACGTTAAATCATTATCAATCTGTATTTGCTATCGCTGCAGAGCCTGGCTAAACATTGTGAGGTGAGCTGAATTTTTCAACAACGTGGTGTCAGGTCATAAGTTCCTGCTAACATGCTAGCTCGTTTCATTGATTAAACTACAAAACTCACGCGCATTCGCTAACACATTATGTAGTAGCTTCAAAACACAAGTTTGCGATACTATCTGCACAGAGTTAACGCAAAAATACTCACAAATCTGGACGGctagcaacagcagcaactttAACTCCGATTGTCGTCCATGCGATGACAACACGTGTGGTCACACTCTGCCGTAAAGGTGGTTACCAGTGTCGCGCTAACAGACACTGTCGTAAAGTCAGATCCGCCCAAATTTGTCTGCAGCTGCTTGACTGACTCATCTGAGCGTGATGCGTAAGGGAGTTGGTGAGTTTATCTCTTTGTGTAGCAGTGTTGATATAACAGCACTCAAACTTTGAGTCTCAAAACTATCCTTTTCTGTGTGACTTTGCATGTGACGCAGTTGTAAATATCCTTACTataaatacttaataatatACTTATTTTGTTAAATGCAGGCAGCTGTCTTACTAATAAGTGGAAACGGACTAAATGATGTCAACAGCAGGGCAGGTAAGAGAGAAACACTTAATTTAAACATTAACCATTATACtttgcttgattttttttgtaataaaaagtataaactGAAGATGTTTAATGCATTCTGTCACTTCAGACAACTGCTCTGCCCAATGCCTCTCATAGAAGCCCATTTTCTGTGATGATGTAAGTCATTATAATAACAAACTTCAAACCTCAAAACAATGACTTAGCTTGTGACTTATTAGTTTCTTATTATCATAggttactaagtcattattatgagatactaggtcattattttgagaaagaatgtcattattttgacttacaggatttttttttcacattgatGGAAATGGGCTttggcacatacagtatatcaatgATTGCACAATGTGGATTATGAAAAGCCAAGAATTTGCTCGCCACCTATGTCTCTCAAAACATTGTGTAACATGTATTTTTTACGTCCAGGTGATCAAATGCAAGGCAGCTGTTGCATGGGAGCCAGGGAAACCTCTTTCCATTGAAGATGTGGAGGTCGCCCCACCAAAAGTCCATGAAGTCCGCATTAAGGTCAGCTGGTCCTCCCCAGTTTGTATCTTCAAGTCAGAAGGAAATATGGGCATTTTGGGTTGTGAATGTGAGCACTTGTGAAGCTACACAGCAAAATGCATAGTGTTGAAATAACAATGACAATAGTTCTGAAATTGCCCTCAGTGGCAACTTTACTGAGACGAAGAATGAAAATTGTAAATCTCAAGTTCACATTACGTCTAGTTTCACTGTGAGTGTATAGGGTGTATGTTGACAGCAAATGTTACAGTTTTTATTGTCATGTCCTTTGTCTGCTTGTTTCCTGATGGTTTGAATTTAGTAGAAATAAAGTATATTCACTTCCTGAAACTCTCAAGAACCAGAATCCTACATATTTGTGCAGGTTGTTGCCACAGGCGTGTGCCACACAGACTGGGAAAACCTGTATGAGACAGGAAAAGGAATGAAGTTTAGACCGTTCCCATTAGTTCTCGGGCACGAAGCAGCAGGAGTAGTGGAGAGTGTTGGTCCAGAAGTCACCAATTTCTCACCTGGTAAATTACACAGCCCACAATGAAAAAGTCTGGTTTGGAttaattcctcttttttttatagaactctgactgaaactgtttttttgtgtgttgttgttttcacagGGGACAAAGTTATTCCTCTTTTTCTGCCGCAGTGTTTTGACTGTGATCGATGTCGCAGTCCTAAAACCAATCTATGCAGAAAGAACTGGTGATGCCATTATCACATGTTTACAACACTCACATTGACTCTTTTGCTTTCATAGCATTTTAACTTGTCATTGTTCTGTTTATGTGACTTTCAGGGCAAATGCTCAAGTAGGCATATTGGCTGATGGCACAAGCAGAATATCTTGCAATGGGCAGCAGGTGTACCAGTTCCTTGGTGTCAGCTCTTTCTCCCAGTATACTGTAGTTTCTGACACCTCACTTGCAAAGATAAGAGACGATGCACCACTGGACAAAGTGTTCCTGCTAGGCTGTGGAGTCTCCACTGGTTACGGTGCTGCTGTTAACACAGGCAAGGTAAGAGGATACATTACTGCAGGATATTTGTGTTAAAATAATAACTTGAATTCTCATCATCTCAGATGTGAACCAGCGCGACACAGTACAGACACTTGTCTGTACTTAGACCATGAGGGATGCAGATGCaacaaatttaaaaagattTATGTACAGACATAGCCAATTTATAAACAATTAGCATTATTTTAACACAATGTATTAACTACCTAAAATAAATAGCTGTTCAGTGTTGTTTACAGTACACAGCAGGATTgtagttatttattttcccCACTAGAGGACATGAGCACCACCTAAGTGTTCCTTGTAATTTCTTTGAAAAAACTGGGAATAGTCTATTCTCCACCCAACCTATTTTTTCACAATTTACTGCATATTAAAATAAGATGAgtgcaaaacaaaaagcagaagtTCCATAAAAAACTGTAGgactgtaaaaatgtgaagaatgtcaagttgttttaaatattgaacTAAAACCTTTGTGAAACTGCAAATAACACTGAAATAATGACACTATTCTTAAAATATAtcataaaaatatttcaaaatactCCAGCTGATAGAAAAATGAAGCAAGGTGAGTGTTCAGTAAaattaattttatgtttttgatatatgtgttttatacaaacaatgttttttttttctttctgaggCTTGCAAAATCTTTGAAAAATTAGTAAAAAACCTGACTAATTAAACGCAAGCTTACATGTAAGAATAAAATGGTCcagtacaaaaacaaataaaaggtCACGGTAACCTTTATCATCCCTGAGGGGAATTTCAAACAATTCATATAAAAAACAGAATCACATAATGCAGCAGGGACACATAGTTATTAAATCTATTGGTCCTTGGACAAATTACATCTATAACCAGATGGAAGCCATCTTAACTTACTGAATAAGAGTTACTATGGTCAGCAAAGATTAACTGGGCCTTCTATGTGGCTCTAACTTTCAAGAGTACCTTGCTTCAGTAAAGATGGCCGACAAGAGCGCCGCCATATATCCAATCCTTGCCGGAAGTCCCAAGCGATAGTTAGTCAATCGGCACTCATATATTGCCAATCCTTGCCGGTAATGTCAGGCGGAAGTTAATCGCCGCTCTGAgcgaaaaacaaaaatgaaagccTAAAAAACTCCACATATGTCGTTTACACATAATTCTATGAACTTTGTTGCAGTTACATGTTTATCATAACGGTATAATTGACTCCACAAGTTTCTATTCTACTGTAAAACTCAGAAGTTAGTTAGAAGCCTACACTAATCaagttataatgttaatatttcatgGATTTAACTTTGATATC encodes:
- the LOC128362555 gene encoding alcohol dehydrogenase class-3 translates to METAGKVIKCKAAVAWEAGKPLSIEEVEVAPPKAHEVRIKIFATGVCHTDAYTLSGSDPEGLFPVVLGHEGAGIVESVGEGVTKFKAGDTVVPLYVPQCGECKFCKNPKTNLCQKIRVTQGQGLLPDGTSRFTCKGKQVFHFMGTSTFSEYTVVADISLAKVNEKAPMDKVCLLGCGISTGYGAALNTAKVEPGSTCAVFGLGAVGLAAIMGCKVAGATRIIGVDINATKFEKAKEFGATEFVNPKDHSKPIQEVLVEMTDGGVDYSFECIGNVQIMRAALEACHKGWGESVIIGVAGAGQEISTRPFQLVTGRVWRGTAFGGWKSVESVPKLVEDYMNKKLKVDEFVTHTLPFEKINEGFDLMHAGKSIRAVLTF
- the gar1 gene encoding H/ACA ribonucleoprotein complex subunit 1: MSYRGGGGRGGGFNRGGGRGGFGGGRGGGFGGGGRGGGFGRGGGRGGFNRQQDYGPPDHVVAVGEFMHPCEDDIVCKCTTDENKVPYFNAPVYLENKEQIGKVDEIFGQLRDFYFSVKLSDNMKASSFKKLQKFYIDPMKLLPLQRFLPRPPGEKGPPRGGRGGRGGGRGGGGRGGGFRGGRGGGGRGGGYGGGFGGGRGGGRGGGFRGGGGGGRGFRGGR